From the Helicobacter mustelae genome, the window CAAAGCATTCTCACTTTTTAAAGAGCGTTTTCCCAAGGTAATCACCTAAAACTAGATCTTTTTCAATTTCTAATAAGCGATTGTATTTGCAGATGCGCTCACTCCTTGCCGTGGATCCAGTTTTGATTTCTCCGGTGTTTAGAGCTACTGCAAAATCTGCGATAAATGTATCCTCGCTCTCCCCGCTTCGATGACTCATAATGCAGTGATAATGATTGCGTTGGGCTAGGCGCACAGTCTGCATGGTCTGGCTGATGGTGCCAATTTGATTGGGCTTGATGAGCACGGCATTAGCGATGTTTTGGTGGATTCCTTCTTGCAAGATTTTAGCATTGGTGACAAAGAGATCATCCCCCACAAGCTGGATTTTTTTCCCAAGCCTTTGAGTGAGGAGTTTCCACCCCTCCCAATCCTCCTCACCCAGACCATCTTCAATGGATAGAATGGGATATTTTGCCACCAAGCGCTCATAATATTCTACCAGCTCCTCTGCGCTGAGCTTCTTTCCTTCCCCCTTGAGATGATAGAGTCCATTTTCTAAAAGCTCACTGCTAGCGACATCAAGCGCGATTCCAATCTCCTCCCCTGGCTTGTAGCCAGATTTTTCAATCGCCCTTAAAATCACCTCGATAGGCTCTTGGTTGCTGTCAAGATTTGGTGCAAATCCCCCCTCATCCCCGATGCTTGTGATATGTCCCATATCTTTAAGGATTTTTTTTAGGTGGTGATAGATTTCAGCACTTGCGCGCAGTGCTTCTGCAAAATTTTCAAACCCTAGCGGCATAATCATGTATTCTTGAAAATCTACAGTGTTGTCTGCATGAGATCCGCCATTGATGATGTTTAGCATGGGAACAGGGAGGGTGAGGGCATTGCTCCCGCCTAAATATCGATACAAAGGAAGATTGAGGCTCTTTGCGCTTGCTCGCGCGATGGCCATGCTCACGCCAAGTGCGGCATTTGCGCCAATATTACTAAAATTCTGTGTCCCATCAATTTCTTGCAAGATCGCATCAATTTGATTTTGTGCATAGGGATCTAGACCAATGATGGCATTAGCAATCTTTTCCTGGATGTTTTGACAAGCCTTTAGCACCCCCTTACCAAGATAGCGGGAGGGATCTTGATCGCGCAGCTCTAGGGCTTCATTTTTGCCAGTGCTAGCGCCACTAGGCACAATCGCACTGGCACTCACTCCATCGCTGAGCAACACGCTGGCTTTTATGGTGGGATTTCCACGGCTATCCATGACTTCTTGGGCTTGTATGTTCTCAATATAGATCATCTTCTCTCCTTATGTGCAATCCAAATGTGTCCTAATGGATTTTTTGAGGCTATTCTACTTCATTTTCTGGTTCATCAGGTAGTGGCAGGATTTCATCAGTGGCATTGATTTGCTCGCGAATTTTTTGGGTGATCTCTGCTGCAAGGGTCTTGTCTTCTTTGAGCAAGAGCTTGGCATTCTCCCTTCCCTGGCCTAGTTTCTTGTCTCCATAGCTTAGCCATGCGCCGCTTTTGTCGATGATATCTAGCTTAATCCCATAATCAATAATCTCTCCCTCAATGCTGATCCCCTCGCCAAACATAATGTCAAATTCTGCTTCTCGAAATGGTGGAGCGACCTTGTTTTTCACCACCTTTGCCTTGACGCGATTACCAATTTGTTGGTCTGCTTGTTTGAGTGTTGCGATGCGGCGGATGTCAATCCTCACGCTAGCATAAAATTTCAGCGCATTCCCTCCCGTGGTAGTCTCTGGGCTTCCATAGCCCATGGTCCCGATTTTCATGCGAATTTGATTGATGAAGATCAAAGTGGTGTTCATCTTGTGCAAAACCCCTGTGATCTTGCGTAGAGCATGACTCATAAGCCTTGCTTGCAATCCCACATGCTGATCGCCCATGTCCCCATCAATCTCAGCCTTTGGGGTAAGTGCAGCCACAGAATCAATTACCACCAAATCCACGGCTCCACTGCGTGTAAGCGTCTCCAAAATCTCTAGCGCCTGCTCGCCATTATCTGGCTGGCTGACGAGTAGATTTTCGGTATCCACGCCCAAGCGCTTAGCATAATACACATCAAGTGCATGCTCTGCATCAATGAATGCGCATATGCCACCATTGCGTTGGCATTCTGCTACGATTTGTAAGCTTAAAGTGGTTTTGCCACTAGACTCTGGGCCATAAATTTCAATGATTCTGCCCTTGGGGATGCCATTGATTCCAAGGGCTAGATCCAATCCCAGTGATCCTGTAGAAATCGCTTCAATTTTTTCTACTTGCTTGTCTCCTAACCTTACAAGCGCGCCCTTTCCAAAGGTTTTGTCAATTTGTTTGAGTGCCAATTCTATGGCCTTTTTCTTCTGTTCATCCACCATAATTCTTGCCTTCAGGGAAAAATATTTTTGCCCAAATTCTAGCTAAAAAAATATGCGAGAATCAAGCAAAATCACAGAGTTTTTCTGGCAATTTTGGGGAGATTTTTTTGAATTTTTGAATTTTTGCAAAGAGCTTTTTTCAAACTTGCAGGTTCGTGGTTTTTGATGTTTGTGGGTAATCTTTTTTGGTTCTGATGAAAATTCAGAAAAAATTCTTATTTATCAAAAAACGTTACCATTTAGAGCCTTTAAGAATTTGGGGTTTTTGAGATAGATCGGCTGCATGGTTCTATTGGGATTGAGTATCACAATGGCTTAGAGACATGTTTGGCTATTTTACACCAAAATGCAAGATGGCGTCATTGCCAGTGGGGAAGCGAAGTGGATTTTTGTGTGAGTCTTTGTGGCGAGTGGATTTGTGATTTTGTTTTATGTTTGTTTTTATGTAAGGAAATAGGGTGAAAATTACGGTCTTTGGAGGCGGTGCTTGGGGCAGAGCACTTTGTTTTGCTCTTGCGCAGAAAAATGTCCTGAAAATTGTGTCAAGAAAAGATCTAAGTGGGTTTTTGCAAACGCTGGCCCCCAGTCTTAATGTTGTGCAATCTAGCTTTAAAGAGGCGTTAGATTCGGATTTATTTGTCAATGCGATTACGACCTCGGCCCTGCGCCAGTGGTTTATTGCTCACAAACTTCCCAAGAATAGCAAAATGCTTTTTGCCTGCAAGGGTATTGAAGTGGAGAGTGGGGCATTTGTGAGTGATATTGCTTGTGAATTTTTAGAGCCCCAAAATTTATGTTTTCTTGCTGGACCCTCCTTTGCCAAAGAGGTTTTAGAGGGGCTTTCCTGTGCGCTTTCTATCCATGGCCATAACAGGGATTTGGCGAAAATTTTTGCACAATGTATGCCAGATTTTATCAAGGCCTATGTGGAGGGGGATGTCATTGGTGGGGAGATTGCAGGTGCATATAAAAATGTCATTGCAATTGCTAGTGGGATTTGTGATGGATTAAAGCTTGGCAATAATGCTAGGGCTTCCTTGCTGGCAAGAGGATTAATTGAAATGTATCGCTTTGGTTCTCATTTTGGAGCGCATATGGAGACGTTTTTGGGATTATCAGGAGCGGGAGATTTGTTTTTGTCAGCAAGCTCCAAGCTTTCTCGCAACTATCGCGTTGGGATTGGATTGGCAGAGGGAAAAAGTATCGAGGAGATTTTATTGGAACTAGGTGAGGTAGCAGAGGGGGTAAAAACTACAGAAGCTATTGTCAAAATAGCTCAAGACAAGGGGATTTATATCCCAATTGCCCAAGAGGTTTTCAATATCCTTCACAAAAAAAGCTCTTTAGAGCAAAGTTTAAGGCAGTTAATGTGTTGAGAAATTCTATCATCGTAATTTTTGTGTTGCTAGCTTTTGTGCTAGTGGTGTTTTTTGAGCGCGGAAGTTTGTCGTATCTGCAAGCCATAGAGCAAATTTATCAGCATTTTTTTCATCATCAAATTTTAGATTCTGATGGATTAATTCTCTATCAAATTCGTTTGCCTAGGATTTTGTTGGCCCTTGGAGTAGGGGCAATCCTTGCTCTTAGTGGGGTGGTGATGCAAAATATTTTTCGCAACCCCCTAGTAGATCCTTATTTGCTTGGTATTAGCTCGGGCGCGGCATTTGGCTGTGCTGTGTCTATTGGGTTTTTGGGGCAGTATTTTTTGGGATTTTTTGCATTTTTGGGAGCAATGATGGCGATGCTTTTGATTGTGTTTTTGGCTAGATTTGTGAATTCCTCCCAGACATCTTTGGTGTTAGTTGGTATTGTTTTGTCCACACTCTTTAGTGCTCTTGCTGGACTTATCAAGTATTTTGTTCCGCCTGAAAAAGCTCAAACCATTGTTGTGTGGTTGCTTGGAAGCCTTAGCCTTGCAACCTGGAATGATGTAAAACTTGTATTTTTAGCGCTACTTGTTGGTGGAGTGCCTTTGTTTTTACTGCGCTACCGTCTCAATGTTTTGGCACTGAGTGATATGGAAAGCAGGAGTATGGGGGTGAATCCTACAGGGCTTAGGATGTTTTGCATCATAGTTGTGGGGCTTATGTGTGGAGTAGCCGTGAGTGTGAGTGGGACTATTGGTTGGATTGGGCTTATCATCCCTCATTTTGCTCGCTTGATTGTGGGGGCAAATCTCCAAAAACTCCTGCCCTTTAGTGTATTTTTGGGCGCAATAATCTTGCTTTTCATGGATTTTTTTGCCAGAAATATCACAGGGAATGACTTGCCTGTAGGCACTATTGCCGCGATTATTGGCGCTCCGTTATTTTTGAGTTTTTTGCTAGGTATGAGAGGCAGGGTGTTTTAATGTTTAGCATCAAAAATCTCACCATCAAGATAGATAACAAAGAAATTATTAAAGATTTGAGTTTAGAGCTTAAAATCGGGGATTTGTGTGCTGTGCTTGCGCCTAATGGAAGCGGGAAAACCACCTTGATGAAAACCATCGTAGGGGAACTTACTGCTAGCAGTGGAGAGATGTATTTTGAGGATAGGGCTTTGAAATCCCTCAATGCCTGGGAGAGATCAAAAATCATCGCATTTGTGCCACAGGATTTTAGCTGTGCATTTGATTATTGTGTGCTGGATTTTGTATTGTTGGGAGGGATTAATAAAACAGGGCTTTGGAAGGTCCCTCACAAAGAGCTTGTGCAAAAAGCAAAGGCGATTTTAGAGGAGCTTGGGATTTTATCCTTGCAAGAGCGGGGGATTTTTCATTTGAGTGGTGGCCAAAGACAGATGGTAGCGCTTGCACGGGCATTATTTCAAGAGTCTCACATATTATTGCTAGATGAACCCACTGCATGGCTAGATCTAAAAAATCAATTTTTATTTTTCAAGGTGCTCTGCACACAGATTAAAAAGCGCGGACTTTGTGCACTGATTAATATCCATGACCCCAATCTCATCACCCAGTATGCCACGCGCGCAATTTTTTTTAGAGATGGCCAAAAGCTCTATGAAGGGGATGTCTCTGAGGCCATGGACTCAGAGAAGTTAAGCGAGCTCTATGGCATGCCTGTGCAGGTGTATGAGGTGGGGGGAAGGAGTTTCATCGCGCCATAGTTGTGGAATCTTTTTTGCTTACCTAATTGGGAAAATATCAAAAGGATTTGGCTATGATGCGTTCTCTCTACTCAGCGACCACTGGAATGCTGGGGCAACAACTACAAATTGATACAACTTCTAATAACATCGCAAATGTGAATACTGTGGGATACAAAAGGCAGCGCGCAGAGTTTAATGATCTGTTTTATCAAAATCTCCAATACGCCGGCACTGCCACGAGTGAAACCACACTCTCCCCCACAGGGATTGAAGTGGGCTTGGGGGTGCGTCCTGGTGCGATTGCAAAAATGTTTTCTCAAGGTAGTCCTAAGGAAACAGAGAATAATCTAGACATGGCCATTACGGGCAAGGGGTTTTTTCAGGTACGGCTCCCTGATGGTACCACGGCTTATACAAGAAGTGGGAATTTCAAACTTGATGATAATGGCAATGTTGTGACTTCAGAGGGATATGCCCTGATCCCTCAGATTACCGTTCCTCAAGATGCCACACAAATTAACATCGGAAATGATGGAACAGTGAGTGTGGTGCAGGGCAATAATGGCGGAAGCAATACCATCGGGCAAATTGAGCTAGCAGATTTCATTAATCCTGCGGGATTGCACAGTCTAGGGGATAATCTCTATCTCAATACCAGCGCTTCTGGTGCACCCATCACTGGCGTGGCTGGTACTAATGGCATGGGGCAGATTAAGCAGGGATTTTTGGAACTTAGTAATGTGCGATTGGTTGAAGAGATGACGGATCTCATCACGGGGCAAAGGGCCTATGAGGCTAATTCCAAATCCATCCAGACTGCAGATGCAATGTTGCAAACCGTCAATGGTTTGAAACGCTAGGGCTCTATATAACAAATGACACTCCAGGGGGAGAGGGCTGCATTTTTGCACGTTGTGATTTTCAAAATCACTTGAGCACCTCCATGCATCCCCCTAACCCCCCCTATAAATCCCCTGCAGCAGATCTCTTGCATCTTTATCAAATCCTCAAGCTTTCTGACAAAAAGTCATTCAAAGCTCCTTGCAGCAAAACAGCATTCAGTGCCCGCACATCCCATTCAACCCGCACATCCCATTCAAATAGAAAGAAGAAGCGCCAGAAAGAAGAAGCATCCTTGCTGCTTGCAAACAGCCCTCTCTCATTCAAACTTGCTCCCTTGCTCAAATTCTCTGCATAAATGCTAAATTTTTGCGCAATTACCAGCCCTATTGTCGCATACAATCTTTGTTTGTTTTGGGTTATTTATCTGTTTTGTGGTTGTTTATTTTTTCTTTGTTAGAATCCTTATTTATTTTTTTTGAGGAGTTAGAATGAAAACAAAATTTTTGCTAAGCATTGCTCTTGCGACCACTCTTGGCCTGGGCGCATTTGAGATACAGACCATGCCAGATGTGACCAAGCGCATTTCTCCAGCAGAGAGCAGCCCCACGAGTGTGCAGTCCTATCATGATTCCATCAAGGATGCAGTGAATGCGGTGGTGAATATTTCTACGCAGAAAAAGATCAAAAATCCCATGCAGGGAAATCCTATGTTTAGCGATCCCTTCTTTCAGCAATTCTTTGGCGATCTCTACAACCAAATCCCAAAAGATCGCATTGAGCGGGCGCTAGGAAGTGGGGTCATCGTCTCTCCAGATGGCTACATCATTACTAACAATCACGTAATTGATGGAGCCGATAAGATCCTAGTCACCCTGCCAAATAGCACCAAGGAATACACTGCCACGCTTGTGGGAACCGATCCTGATAGCGATTTGGCTGTAATTCGCATCGACAAAAAAAATCTTCCTTATTTGAAATTTGCTAATAGCACCAATGTTATGGTGGGAGATGTGGTATTTGCCATCGGAAATCCCTTTGGTGTAGGTGAGACTGTGACACAGGGGATTGTTTCTGCGCTAAATAAAAATGGCATGGGGATCAATAATTATGAAAACTTTTTGCAGACTGATACCTCTATCAACCCTGGGAATTCTGGAGGTGCTTTGATTGATACAAGGGGCGCGCTTGTGGGTATCAATACCGCAATCATTTCGCGATCTGGTGGGAATTTGGGTATTGGCTTTGCCATCCCCTCTGATATGGTAAAAAATGTGGTCTATACTTTGGTCAAGGATGGGAAGATTGTGCGCGGCTATCTTGGTGTGGGCATCCAGGATGTGAGCAGTGATTTGCGCGATAGCTATGAGAACAAAGAGGGTGCGGTGGTCATTAGCCTTGAGAAGGATTCTCCGGCCAAAAAAGCAGGTCTCATGGTATGGGATCTCATCACAGAGGTTAATGGCAAGAAGGTTAAGAATGCTGCGGATTTGAAAAATTACATCGGCACATTAAAGCCCAATTCCCGAGTGACCATCAAATTCCTTCGCGACAAAAGAGAGCATACTATCACGCTCACCCTTGCAGAGCGCAATAAGCACAAAAAAGACTCTCCTGTCTCTACTAAAGGCAGCGATCAGGGCGAGCTAAAGGGGCTTAGAGTGGAGAGCATTACACCTCAAATGCGTCAGCAATATAATATCAGCAACGACATCCAGGGCGTAATGGTAACAAGCGTAGCAGATGATTCCCCAGCGCAAGAAGCAGGATTCTCTCAAGGGGATATTATTGCTCAGATTGAAAATATCACCATAAAAAACACTGCAGATTTCACCAGTGCACTCAATCGCTTCAGAGGTAAGAACAAGAGAATTTTGGTGTACACACGCAATGGAGTCAAAACCATCGTGACTAAGTGATGTCCTAGTAGCCTTTTAAAACAGGGCTCGCTTGTCAAAGGGAGGCATAGGATGGGGAGCCATGCCTAAATCAAAAATATGGGGCTTTAAATTTGGAGCCAATAAAGAGGAGGGTAGAAAGAGAGGGGGAATCAAAACAGGAAGGGGTTTGGCCAAACCTCAAAAAAAAACTAAAAAGATGGGGGCTAAGCCCCCAAAACTCACTTGATACGCAAAAAACTATATTAAATAGAATCCTCTGCTAGCCCAGCACCCTATCAATCCATGGGAAAACCACACAAAAACTGCATTTCAAAACCACACAAAATCTTAGGTTTACCAAAAGATGAGGAAGCTAAAGAAGTCACCAAAGCACAGAAAAAGTAATTAAAAAAGACGAATCAAAAAATCAGTGAATAAAGGGGTTTAGGGCCTAGGTTTAATAGGCTCAAATAAAGAGAGGCTGATGGATTCGCTCTTGCAGGTGACAATAGTGGACGACGCTCCGGATGATGTAAAAGACGCCTTCATAAAAGAAAGGCCGCTATTTATAGAGTTTAGAGGGGGGAAAAGGCTCTAGAGAAAAAACTTACTAACCAAAAAACTCTAAAAAAGAGGGGTTAAATTTGTGTAAAAACCCCTCTTAAACAAGCAAAAAGCCTTAAGAAAGGCTTAGATCATGCACTTTTGGTGACAAATGAAGAGAGAGGGGCATGGAGGCTAAAATGTGGATAGTCTAGCATGGAAAGCGCGATTTGGGCAGCCTTTTTGTTTTCTGTGTTAAAGACAATGGGGGCAAGGAAATTGACTAGAGAGTTTTCTAGATCTTTTTGCAAAATCATCA encodes:
- the eno gene encoding phosphopyruvate hydratase, whose amino-acid sequence is MIYIENIQAQEVMDSRGNPTIKASVLLSDGVSASAIVPSGASTGKNEALELRDQDPSRYLGKGVLKACQNIQEKIANAIIGLDPYAQNQIDAILQEIDGTQNFSNIGANAALGVSMAIARASAKSLNLPLYRYLGGSNALTLPVPMLNIINGGSHADNTVDFQEYMIMPLGFENFAEALRASAEIYHHLKKILKDMGHITSIGDEGGFAPNLDSNQEPIEVILRAIEKSGYKPGEEIGIALDVASSELLENGLYHLKGEGKKLSAEELVEYYERLVAKYPILSIEDGLGEEDWEGWKLLTQRLGKKIQLVGDDLFVTNAKILQEGIHQNIANAVLIKPNQIGTISQTMQTVRLAQRNHYHCIMSHRSGESEDTFIADFAVALNTGEIKTGSTARSERICKYNRLLEIEKDLVLGDYLGKTLFKK
- the recA gene encoding recombinase RecA, with amino-acid sequence MMVDEQKKKAIELALKQIDKTFGKGALVRLGDKQVEKIEAISTGSLGLDLALGINGIPKGRIIEIYGPESSGKTTLSLQIVAECQRNGGICAFIDAEHALDVYYAKRLGVDTENLLVSQPDNGEQALEILETLTRSGAVDLVVIDSVAALTPKAEIDGDMGDQHVGLQARLMSHALRKITGVLHKMNTTLIFINQIRMKIGTMGYGSPETTTGGNALKFYASVRIDIRRIATLKQADQQIGNRVKAKVVKNKVAPPFREAEFDIMFGEGISIEGEIIDYGIKLDIIDKSGAWLSYGDKKLGQGRENAKLLLKEDKTLAAEITQKIREQINATDEILPLPDEPENEVE
- a CDS encoding ABC transporter ATP-binding protein, whose amino-acid sequence is MFSIKNLTIKIDNKEIIKDLSLELKIGDLCAVLAPNGSGKTTLMKTIVGELTASSGEMYFEDRALKSLNAWERSKIIAFVPQDFSCAFDYCVLDFVLLGGINKTGLWKVPHKELVQKAKAILEELGILSLQERGIFHLSGGQRQMVALARALFQESHILLLDEPTAWLDLKNQFLFFKVLCTQIKKRGLCALINIHDPNLITQYATRAIFFRDGQKLYEGDVSEAMDSEKLSELYGMPVQVYEVGGRSFIAP
- a CDS encoding NAD(P)H-dependent glycerol-3-phosphate dehydrogenase, whose protein sequence is MKITVFGGGAWGRALCFALAQKNVLKIVSRKDLSGFLQTLAPSLNVVQSSFKEALDSDLFVNAITTSALRQWFIAHKLPKNSKMLFACKGIEVESGAFVSDIACEFLEPQNLCFLAGPSFAKEVLEGLSCALSIHGHNRDLAKIFAQCMPDFIKAYVEGDVIGGEIAGAYKNVIAIASGICDGLKLGNNARASLLARGLIEMYRFGSHFGAHMETFLGLSGAGDLFLSASSKLSRNYRVGIGLAEGKSIEEILLELGEVAEGVKTTEAIVKIAQDKGIYIPIAQEVFNILHKKSSLEQSLRQLMC
- the flgG gene encoding flagellar basal-body rod protein FlgG, with translation MMRSLYSATTGMLGQQLQIDTTSNNIANVNTVGYKRQRAEFNDLFYQNLQYAGTATSETTLSPTGIEVGLGVRPGAIAKMFSQGSPKETENNLDMAITGKGFFQVRLPDGTTAYTRSGNFKLDDNGNVVTSEGYALIPQITVPQDATQINIGNDGTVSVVQGNNGGSNTIGQIELADFINPAGLHSLGDNLYLNTSASGAPITGVAGTNGMGQIKQGFLELSNVRLVEEMTDLITGQRAYEANSKSIQTADAMLQTVNGLKR
- a CDS encoding FecCD family ABC transporter permease, encoding MLRNSIIVIFVLLAFVLVVFFERGSLSYLQAIEQIYQHFFHHQILDSDGLILYQIRLPRILLALGVGAILALSGVVMQNIFRNPLVDPYLLGISSGAAFGCAVSIGFLGQYFLGFFAFLGAMMAMLLIVFLARFVNSSQTSLVLVGIVLSTLFSALAGLIKYFVPPEKAQTIVVWLLGSLSLATWNDVKLVFLALLVGGVPLFLLRYRLNVLALSDMESRSMGVNPTGLRMFCIIVVGLMCGVAVSVSGTIGWIGLIIPHFARLIVGANLQKLLPFSVFLGAIILLFMDFFARNITGNDLPVGTIAAIIGAPLFLSFLLGMRGRVF
- a CDS encoding Do family serine endopeptidase, which gives rise to MKTKFLLSIALATTLGLGAFEIQTMPDVTKRISPAESSPTSVQSYHDSIKDAVNAVVNISTQKKIKNPMQGNPMFSDPFFQQFFGDLYNQIPKDRIERALGSGVIVSPDGYIITNNHVIDGADKILVTLPNSTKEYTATLVGTDPDSDLAVIRIDKKNLPYLKFANSTNVMVGDVVFAIGNPFGVGETVTQGIVSALNKNGMGINNYENFLQTDTSINPGNSGGALIDTRGALVGINTAIISRSGGNLGIGFAIPSDMVKNVVYTLVKDGKIVRGYLGVGIQDVSSDLRDSYENKEGAVVISLEKDSPAKKAGLMVWDLITEVNGKKVKNAADLKNYIGTLKPNSRVTIKFLRDKREHTITLTLAERNKHKKDSPVSTKGSDQGELKGLRVESITPQMRQQYNISNDIQGVMVTSVADDSPAQEAGFSQGDIIAQIENITIKNTADFTSALNRFRGKNKRILVYTRNGVKTIVTK